One genomic region from Pseudoduganella lutea encodes:
- a CDS encoding XrtA/PEP-CTERM system amidotransferase, translating to MCGIVGMLDTQGRREIDEAQLRRMNDTQFHRGPDEGDIYREPGVGFGHRRLSVIDLSMGQQPLGNEDGSVMVCYNGEIYNYRELTAELQELGHVFRTKSDTEVIVHAWEEWGEACVERFRGMFAFGLWDRNQQLMFLARDHMGVKPMFYTMLPDGLFAFSSELKALRSLPGLPRGIDPCAVEDYFAYGYVPEPKTIYKGAFKLSPGYRLLQKVGAPLAMPQRWWDVPFKLHHAMTESDAQGELVERLRDSVRSQLVAEVPLGAFLSGGVDSSAVVAMMAGLNNAPVNTCSIGFRDRAFDESAYAAQVAQQYRTDHHVQTVDTDDFGLLDTLSDLYDEPYADSSAIPTYRVCQLARQRVTVALSGDGGDENLAGYRRYRYTMAEERVRGRIPSALRRPLFGTLGRYYPKADWAPRVFRAKSTFESLSRDLVEGYFHGVSIMTDAMRAQLFSDKFRTSLQGYRAIDVMRGHAQNSPTDDPLSLIQYLDMKTYLPGDILTKVDRASMAHALEVRVPLLDHQLVEWISGLSPDLKLKGSEGKYIFKKSMEKYLPHDILYRRKQGFAVPLAAWFRGPLRERVRTSLLGPNLAATGMFNGAFLAEMVEHHQSGRRDYSAPIWTLLMFEAFLKKEMQA from the coding sequence ATGTGCGGAATAGTGGGGATGCTGGATACGCAGGGCCGGCGCGAGATCGATGAGGCACAGCTGCGGCGGATGAACGATACCCAGTTCCACCGGGGGCCCGACGAGGGCGATATCTATCGCGAGCCGGGCGTCGGCTTCGGTCACCGCCGGTTGTCCGTCATCGACCTGTCGATGGGCCAGCAGCCGCTCGGCAACGAAGATGGCAGCGTGATGGTCTGCTACAACGGCGAAATCTATAACTACCGCGAGCTGACGGCTGAGCTTCAAGAACTGGGTCACGTATTCCGCACGAAGAGCGACACCGAAGTGATCGTGCATGCCTGGGAAGAGTGGGGCGAAGCGTGCGTGGAGCGCTTCCGCGGCATGTTCGCTTTCGGCCTGTGGGATCGCAACCAGCAGTTGATGTTCCTGGCGCGCGATCACATGGGCGTCAAGCCGATGTTCTACACCATGCTGCCGGATGGGTTGTTTGCTTTCAGCTCCGAGCTGAAAGCCTTGCGCTCGCTGCCCGGCCTGCCACGCGGGATCGATCCCTGCGCAGTCGAGGATTACTTTGCCTACGGCTACGTGCCGGAACCGAAGACCATCTACAAGGGGGCATTCAAGTTGTCGCCTGGCTACCGGTTGCTGCAGAAGGTGGGCGCGCCCCTAGCGATGCCGCAGCGCTGGTGGGATGTGCCGTTCAAGCTGCATCATGCGATGACGGAAAGCGATGCCCAGGGCGAGCTGGTCGAGCGGTTGCGTGATTCCGTGCGCAGCCAGCTGGTGGCGGAAGTGCCACTGGGCGCATTCCTGTCCGGCGGCGTCGACTCCAGTGCCGTGGTGGCGATGATGGCGGGACTGAACAATGCTCCGGTCAATACCTGCTCGATCGGCTTCCGCGACCGGGCTTTCGATGAATCGGCCTACGCCGCACAGGTGGCGCAGCAATACCGCACCGATCACCACGTGCAAACCGTCGATACCGACGATTTTGGTCTGCTCGACACGTTGTCCGACCTGTATGACGAACCCTATGCCGACAGTTCGGCAATCCCCACCTACCGCGTGTGCCAGCTTGCGCGCCAACGCGTGACGGTGGCGCTGTCGGGCGATGGCGGCGATGAAAACCTGGCCGGCTATCGTCGCTACCGCTACACGATGGCCGAGGAGCGGGTGCGCGGCCGCATTCCTTCCGCATTGCGCCGCCCGTTGTTCGGCACGCTGGGGCGTTACTATCCGAAGGCCGACTGGGCACCGCGCGTGTTCCGCGCCAAGAGCACCTTTGAATCGTTGTCGCGCGACCTGGTGGAAGGCTATTTCCACGGCGTGTCGATCATGACGGATGCAATGCGCGCCCAACTGTTCTCCGACAAGTTCCGTACCAGCCTGCAGGGCTATCGCGCGATCGACGTGATGCGCGGCCATGCCCAAAATTCGCCAACGGACGATCCGCTATCGCTGATCCAGTACCTCGACATGAAGACTTACCTGCCTGGCGACATTCTCACGAAAGTGGACCGTGCCAGCATGGCCCATGCGCTCGAAGTACGCGTGCCGCTGCTGGACCATCAACTCGTGGAATGGATATCCGGCCTGTCTCCGGACCTGAAGCTGAAAGGCAGCGAAGGCAAGTACATCTTCAAGAAGAGCATGGAAAAGTACCTGCCGCATGACATCCTGTATCGCCGCAAGCAGGGCTTCGCGGTGCCGCTGGCCGCCTGGTTTCGCGGGCCGTTGCGCGAACGCGTGCGCACTTCGCTGCTGGGGCCTAACCTGGCCGCCACCGGCATGTTCAACGGGGCTTTCCTGGCCGAGATGGTGGAACACCACCAGTCCGGCCGCCGCGATTACAGTGCGCCGATCTGGACCCTGCTGATGTTCGAAGCATTCCTGAAAAAAGAAATGCAGGCGTAA
- a CDS encoding TIGR03088 family PEP-CTERM/XrtA system glycosyltransferase, with protein MNDAPLIVHLIYRLDFGGLETLLVERINRMPASAYRHAIVCLTDFNPAFARKIMRADVTIHALHKQPGQSPGTHVALWRLLRGLRPAVLHSYNLSAVEYGPAALLAGVPVRVNGAHGRDHDDPHGTNRKHNALRRLMVPFYDCCYANSAAMDTWNRDVIGVPAHKSRMLANGIDAERFRPHAPGEVALPEHWPFEPGHLVIGTVGRIQAVKDHAALIDAFALLRARLPHLPLRLAIVGDGPLLETMRSKVAGLGLNDVAWLPGARTDIAQILGSLHVFAMSSIAEGTPGSALEAMASALPVVGTRVGGIPEVIDDGVTGMLVPPSDPEAMAAALARYAVSPELVARHGAAGRERVLCNYSMTAMVAAYQGMYDSLCERKIKTRGAVTSCAE; from the coding sequence ATGAACGACGCCCCGCTCATCGTCCACCTGATCTACCGGCTCGATTTTGGCGGGTTGGAAACGCTGCTGGTGGAACGGATCAACCGCATGCCGGCCAGTGCTTATCGGCACGCGATCGTTTGCCTGACCGATTTCAACCCCGCCTTTGCCAGGAAAATCATGCGCGCCGACGTGACGATCCATGCGCTGCACAAGCAGCCTGGCCAATCGCCGGGAACGCACGTGGCGCTCTGGCGCCTGTTGCGCGGTTTGCGTCCAGCCGTGCTGCATTCGTACAATCTGTCCGCCGTTGAATACGGCCCGGCCGCATTGCTGGCGGGCGTGCCGGTGCGTGTCAATGGCGCTCATGGCCGGGATCATGATGATCCACACGGCACCAATCGCAAACATAACGCGCTGCGCCGCCTGATGGTGCCGTTCTACGATTGCTGCTACGCGAATTCGGCGGCGATGGACACATGGAACCGGGACGTCATCGGCGTGCCTGCGCACAAGAGCCGGATGCTGGCGAACGGCATCGACGCGGAACGCTTCCGTCCACACGCGCCAGGCGAGGTGGCATTGCCGGAGCACTGGCCATTCGAGCCAGGGCATCTGGTCATCGGTACCGTTGGCCGGATACAGGCGGTGAAAGACCATGCCGCGCTGATCGATGCCTTCGCCCTGCTGCGTGCCCGGTTACCTCACCTGCCGCTGCGGCTGGCGATCGTCGGTGATGGCCCCTTGCTGGAAACGATGCGGTCCAAGGTTGCCGGGCTTGGCCTGAATGACGTGGCCTGGCTGCCGGGTGCCCGCACCGATATTGCACAAATCCTGGGCAGCCTGCACGTATTCGCGATGTCGTCGATTGCCGAGGGCACGCCCGGTTCCGCGCTCGAAGCAATGGCAAGCGCTTTGCCGGTCGTCGGCACGCGCGTCGGCGGTATCCCCGAGGTGATCGACGACGGTGTCACCGGCATGCTGGTGCCGCCCTCCGATCCCGAAGCGATGGCGGCGGCACTTGCGCGCTACGCCGTTTCGCCGGAATTGGTGGCCCGTCACGGTGCCGCGGGCCGCGAACGGGTGCTTTGCAACTACAGCATGACGGCGATGGTCGCTGCCTACCAGGGCATGTATGACAGCCTGTGCGAACGAAAGATCAAGACAAGAGGGGCGGTGACATCATGTGCGGAATAG
- the xrtA gene encoding exosortase A, which produces MNTITATEEARLAAARPANVAPPVAQWWIAAVAVLLPLIAYFDTAASIVSIWDRSETFAHGFVIVPITLWLVWRRREQLALLPVRPCWPALAALLLCGAAWLLATLGDVLVVRQYAFAVMFPLTVLAVYGVSITRALAFPLAFLLFGVPVGEGLIEPLIGITANFTVDALRLTGIPVLREGNNFSIPSGDWSVVEACSGLRYLISSVTLGCLYAYLTYQSTWRRVLFVIVALALPVLANGLRAYMIVMIGHTSNMTLAVGVDHLIYGWAFFGLVMLLLFWVGSFWREDAPAASAQANPVRHFASAAPAKVAVAVLAVAACVGAWPAYGWYIERGNASPPAVDLASFTARAPAAASFTGWTPDFAPASATLSRFYQVGKQPVGFTLKYYRDGNGGKLISSTNRLAAIRSGWNETGVAIRTETIAGRPLVFRETTLVGAGSRFVVWQWYDIGGRPTASNYVGKLLQTKQKFLTGSDDGAVLMLFSPYDENPATAHPALRAFLETHLASIDAMLAANARQ; this is translated from the coding sequence ATGAACACCATTACCGCAACCGAAGAAGCCAGGCTGGCCGCTGCCCGACCGGCAAATGTCGCGCCCCCTGTGGCGCAATGGTGGATTGCCGCAGTTGCCGTGCTGCTGCCGCTGATTGCCTATTTCGACACGGCCGCCTCGATCGTGTCGATCTGGGATCGCTCGGAAACGTTCGCCCATGGCTTCGTGATCGTGCCCATCACGTTGTGGCTGGTCTGGCGCCGCCGCGAGCAATTGGCATTGCTGCCCGTACGGCCCTGCTGGCCGGCATTGGCCGCATTGCTGTTGTGCGGCGCGGCGTGGTTGCTGGCCACGCTGGGCGATGTGCTGGTGGTGCGCCAGTATGCCTTCGCCGTGATGTTTCCGCTGACCGTGCTGGCCGTCTATGGCGTGTCGATCACCCGTGCGCTGGCGTTCCCGCTGGCGTTCCTGCTGTTCGGTGTTCCAGTCGGCGAAGGATTGATCGAGCCGCTGATCGGCATCACCGCCAATTTCACGGTCGATGCGCTGCGCCTCACTGGCATCCCTGTGCTGCGCGAAGGGAACAATTTCAGCATTCCAAGCGGTGACTGGTCGGTGGTCGAGGCCTGCAGCGGCTTGCGGTACCTGATTTCCTCGGTCACGCTGGGCTGCCTGTACGCGTATCTCACATACCAGTCGACCTGGCGTCGTGTCCTGTTCGTCATCGTCGCACTTGCATTGCCTGTGCTGGCCAATGGCCTGCGTGCTTACATGATCGTGATGATCGGCCACACCAGCAACATGACGCTGGCCGTCGGGGTCGACCACCTGATCTACGGTTGGGCGTTCTTCGGCCTTGTGATGCTCCTGTTGTTCTGGGTCGGCAGCTTCTGGCGCGAAGATGCGCCGGCCGCGTCCGCACAGGCCAACCCCGTGCGCCATTTTGCTTCCGCTGCGCCGGCAAAGGTTGCCGTGGCGGTGCTTGCTGTTGCGGCTTGTGTCGGCGCGTGGCCCGCGTATGGCTGGTATATCGAACGCGGCAACGCATCGCCACCGGCAGTCGATCTGGCATCGTTTACGGCAAGGGCGCCCGCCGCAGCCTCATTTACCGGGTGGACGCCGGATTTCGCGCCTGCCAGCGCCACGCTGAGCCGTTTTTACCAGGTCGGCAAGCAGCCGGTCGGATTCACCCTCAAGTATTACCGCGACGGGAATGGCGGCAAGCTGATCAGCTCCACCAACCGGCTCGCAGCGATCCGTAGCGGCTGGAATGAAACCGGGGTCGCCATCCGTACCGAAACCATCGCTGGGCGACCGCTCGTCTTCCGGGAAACCACCCTGGTGGGTGCCGGTTCCCGCTTCGTTGTCTGGCAATGGTATGACATCGGTGGCCGGCCGACGGCCAGCAACTATGTCGGCAAGCTGTTGCAAACCAAACAAAAATTTCTGACCGGCAGCGATGATGGGGCAGTGCTGATGCTATTCTCACCATACGACGAGAACCCCGCGACTGCGCATCCCGCGCTACGTGCGTTCCTGGAAACCCATCTCGCTTCCATCGACGCCATGCTGGCGGCGAACGCGCGACAGTGA
- a CDS encoding TIGR03087 family PEP-CTERM/XrtA system glycosyltransferase — translation MEDLLLLVHRIPYPPNKGDKIRSWHLLRHLAARYRVHLATFVDDPEDWQYVSHVRKLCASSHFAPLNPRRARLRSLRALLANRALSLDYYSDRSTRAWVRATMRDADIERVVVFSSPMAQYVHDLPEALRVVDLCDVDSEKWRAYAQKKPWPASLLYGYEASRLLRYERKVAADSDAALFVSAPEAELFRSLAPESAARIGWFGNGVDTDYFSPVADHANPYASGECPLVFCGAMDYWPNVDAVQWFAHDVLPLVRSRMPQASFVIVGARPTSEVQALANLPGVTVTGTVPDVRPYVAHAALSVAPLRVARGIQNKVLEAMSMAKAVVVSPQALEGIDAAAGVEVLLAEHAGDVAEAILAALADDASRTAIGHAARARVEASYGWDARLAPLDALLEAPRHPAAATALPAGIPSPTWKRA, via the coding sequence GTGGAAGACCTGCTGTTGCTGGTGCACCGCATTCCCTACCCGCCGAACAAGGGGGACAAGATCCGTTCGTGGCACCTGCTGCGGCACCTGGCTGCACGCTATCGCGTTCACCTGGCCACGTTCGTCGACGACCCCGAAGACTGGCAGTACGTGTCTCACGTGCGCAAATTGTGCGCTTCGAGCCATTTCGCGCCGCTCAATCCACGCCGCGCACGATTACGCAGCCTTCGCGCGCTGCTGGCCAACCGCGCGCTCTCGCTCGATTACTACAGTGATCGCTCCACACGTGCCTGGGTGCGTGCAACCATGCGTGACGCCGACATCGAGCGGGTAGTCGTGTTCTCGTCGCCAATGGCGCAGTATGTGCATGACCTGCCGGAAGCGTTGCGCGTGGTCGACCTGTGCGATGTCGATTCCGAGAAATGGCGCGCCTATGCGCAAAAGAAGCCATGGCCGGCCAGCCTGCTGTATGGCTATGAGGCAAGCCGCCTGTTGCGTTACGAGCGCAAGGTGGCGGCCGACAGCGATGCCGCACTGTTCGTTTCGGCGCCCGAGGCGGAGCTGTTCCGCTCGCTGGCGCCGGAAAGTGCGGCCCGCATCGGGTGGTTCGGCAATGGTGTCGATACCGATTATTTTTCGCCGGTTGCCGACCATGCCAACCCTTATGCATCGGGCGAATGCCCATTGGTCTTCTGTGGGGCAATGGACTATTGGCCGAACGTGGACGCGGTACAGTGGTTTGCGCATGACGTGCTGCCGCTGGTGCGTTCCCGCATGCCACAGGCGTCATTCGTGATCGTCGGTGCGCGGCCGACATCCGAAGTGCAGGCATTGGCCAATCTGCCCGGCGTGACCGTGACAGGCACCGTGCCGGACGTACGGCCCTACGTTGCGCATGCCGCCCTGTCGGTGGCGCCATTGCGTGTGGCACGTGGCATCCAGAACAAGGTACTTGAGGCGATGTCGATGGCGAAAGCCGTCGTCGTCAGTCCACAAGCGCTCGAAGGCATCGACGCGGCCGCCGGCGTCGAGGTGCTGCTGGCCGAACATGCCGGTGACGTGGCAGAGGCCATTCTTGCGGCACTGGCGGACGATGCATCGCGCACCGCGATCGGCCATGCCGCCCGTGCCCGTGTCGAAGCTTCGTATGGATGGGATGCACGCCTGGCACCGCTCGATGCACTGCTGGAAGCACCCCGGCATCCGGCTGCCGCCACGGCGCTTCCAGCTGGCATTCCCTCACCGACATGGAAACGGGCATGA
- a CDS encoding FemAB family XrtA/PEP-CTERM system-associated protein, with translation MSAIIEQAMHRAQGGDAAKPAVVADLPGTAEPAPLSVRLLRADDADRAQWDAFVMACPEATFFHRSGWRRVIEEAFGHRTWFFLAERNGQIEAVLPLAQIKSRLFGHSLIALPFCVYGGVAARSDEARAALDAEALRLAASLNVGHLEYRNYSPAHPGDPAWLGKDLYVTFRKEICGDDEANMNAIPRKQRAMVRKGIKLGLAGEVDQHVDRFFAAYASSVHRLGTPVFSKKYFSLLKEEFGDDCEVRVIVQGETLVAGVLSFFFRDEVLPYYGGGMPIARDVAGNDFMYWNLMQASAAKGYRIFDFGRSKRGTGAFDFKKNWGFVAQPLPYEYRLVASQELPDVNPLNPKYQLFIKLWQKLPLPLANALGPHIVKDLG, from the coding sequence ATGAGCGCAATCATCGAACAGGCAATGCACCGGGCGCAGGGAGGCGATGCCGCCAAGCCGGCAGTCGTGGCTGACTTGCCTGGCACCGCCGAACCCGCCCCGCTGTCCGTGCGCCTGTTGCGCGCCGATGACGCTGATCGCGCGCAGTGGGATGCGTTCGTAATGGCCTGTCCGGAAGCGACATTCTTCCACCGGTCCGGCTGGCGGCGGGTGATCGAAGAAGCTTTCGGTCACCGCACATGGTTCTTCCTGGCTGAGCGCAACGGGCAGATCGAAGCCGTTCTGCCGCTGGCGCAGATCAAGAGCCGGCTGTTCGGGCATTCGCTGATCGCATTGCCGTTCTGCGTCTACGGCGGCGTTGCCGCCCGCAGCGACGAAGCGCGGGCCGCGCTCGATGCCGAGGCACTGCGCCTGGCGGCGTCGCTGAACGTGGGCCACCTTGAATACCGCAACTACTCGCCGGCCCACCCCGGCGATCCGGCATGGTTGGGCAAGGATCTGTACGTAACGTTCCGCAAGGAGATCTGTGGCGACGACGAAGCCAACATGAATGCCATTCCCCGCAAGCAGCGGGCAATGGTCCGAAAGGGCATCAAGCTGGGCCTGGCAGGCGAGGTAGATCAGCACGTCGATCGTTTCTTTGCGGCCTATGCAAGCAGCGTGCACCGGCTTGGTACGCCTGTGTTTTCCAAGAAATACTTCAGCTTGCTGAAAGAAGAGTTCGGTGATGACTGCGAAGTGCGCGTCATCGTGCAAGGCGAAACGCTCGTCGCCGGGGTATTGAGTTTCTTCTTCCGCGATGAAGTGCTGCCGTATTACGGTGGCGGCATGCCGATCGCGCGCGATGTCGCCGGAAACGACTTCATGTACTGGAACCTGATGCAGGCGTCGGCCGCGAAAGGCTATCGCATCTTCGATTTCGGCCGGAGCAAGCGCGGCACCGGGGCATTCGACTTCAAGAAAAACTGGGGCTTCGTGGCCCAGCCGCTGCCGTATGAATACCGGCTGGTCGCGTCGCAGGAACTCCCGGATGTAAACCCGCTGAATCCGAAATACCAGTTGTTCATCAAGTTGTGGCAGAAACTGCCGCTGCCACTGGCGAACGCGCTGGGTCCGCACATCGTCAAAGATTTGGGGTGA
- a CDS encoding XrtA system polysaccharide deacetylase, translating into MNAPVRHLHAAAPSAATLRNAMTIDVEDYFQVSAFADHIARDSWPSRECRVEANIERILAILDEGGAHGTFFTLGWIAERYPAMVKRIVAGGHELASHGYGHLRASDQTREQFKDDVTRSKMILEDIGGVAVQGYRAPSFSIGPANLWALDVLQEAGYRYSSSIYPIVHDHYGMPDAPRFAFHPNGTGGLLEVPITTVRMMERNLPAGGGGYFRLLPYALSRRLMRRVNREDEQPAIFYFHPWEIDPGQPRIAGVGAKTRFRHYVNLQRMERRIRALTRDFKWDRMDRIFLERA; encoded by the coding sequence ATGAACGCGCCAGTACGCCACTTGCATGCGGCCGCGCCAAGCGCGGCCACGCTGCGCAACGCGATGACGATCGATGTCGAGGATTACTTTCAAGTGTCCGCTTTCGCCGACCATATAGCCCGCGACAGCTGGCCATCGCGCGAATGCCGTGTCGAAGCGAACATCGAGCGCATTCTTGCGATCCTCGACGAAGGCGGTGCGCACGGTACTTTCTTCACGCTGGGATGGATTGCCGAACGCTATCCAGCCATGGTGAAGCGCATCGTCGCCGGCGGGCATGAACTGGCCAGCCATGGCTATGGGCACTTGCGTGCGTCGGACCAGACACGCGAACAGTTCAAGGACGATGTAACTCGCAGCAAGATGATCCTCGAAGACATCGGCGGCGTTGCGGTGCAAGGCTACCGCGCACCCAGTTTCTCGATCGGTCCCGCCAACCTGTGGGCGCTGGATGTGTTGCAAGAAGCGGGTTACCGTTACAGTTCCTCGATCTATCCGATCGTGCATGACCATTACGGCATGCCGGACGCCCCCCGCTTCGCGTTCCACCCGAACGGTACCGGTGGCTTGCTCGAGGTGCCGATTACCACCGTGCGGATGATGGAACGTAACCTGCCCGCCGGTGGCGGTGGTTACTTCCGCCTGCTGCCCTACGCACTGTCACGCCGGCTGATGCGCCGCGTTAATCGCGAGGACGAACAGCCGGCGATCTTCTATTTCCATCCCTGGGAAATCGATCCGGGCCAGCCGCGCATTGCCGGAGTGGGGGCCAAGACGCGCTTCCGGCACTACGTGAACCTGCAACGGATGGAACGCCGCATTCGTGCGCTGACACGCGATTTCAAATGGGATCGCATGGACCGAATCTTCCTGGAGCGTGCATGA
- a CDS encoding XrtA/PEP-CTERM system-associated ATPase yields the protein MYESYYGLSDKPFRLRPDPHFFFGSRGHKRAMAYLEYGLAQGEGFIVITGEVGAGKTTLVRNLFRQIESDRIVAAHIVNTHVNADDILRGVVAAFGLPFEDSASKTTLLARLENFLRTCDRDGKRALLVVDEAQNLTPRVVEELRMLSNFQSDEKPLLQTFLLGQPEFRATLHNPGMQQLRQRVIATYHLGPMDELETQAYIEHRLLTVGWKGDPSFTPAAYAAIYEFTGGIPRKTNHLCDRLLLMGFLEEMHAFTDADVDIVIRDIQQEFEPPAGAQAPVAPQADTAGFDPESAVFANQYPAVLDERMLRLERSMGSVLSILKRIVSTPAGVNQALDE from the coding sequence ATGTACGAGAGTTACTACGGGCTCAGCGACAAGCCTTTCCGCTTGCGCCCGGACCCCCATTTCTTCTTCGGCAGCAGGGGCCACAAGCGTGCAATGGCATACCTGGAATATGGTTTGGCACAGGGCGAGGGGTTCATTGTGATTACCGGCGAAGTCGGCGCGGGCAAGACCACGTTGGTGCGAAACCTGTTTCGCCAGATCGAATCGGATCGCATCGTGGCTGCCCACATCGTCAACACGCACGTCAATGCGGACGATATCCTGCGTGGCGTGGTGGCCGCGTTTGGCTTGCCATTCGAGGACAGCGCCAGCAAGACCACGCTGCTGGCCCGCCTTGAGAACTTCCTGCGCACGTGTGATCGGGACGGCAAGCGGGCACTACTGGTAGTTGACGAAGCGCAGAACCTGACACCCCGCGTGGTGGAAGAATTGCGTATGTTGTCGAACTTTCAGTCCGATGAAAAGCCCTTGCTGCAGACGTTCCTGCTGGGCCAGCCGGAGTTCCGCGCAACGCTCCATAACCCCGGCATGCAGCAATTGCGCCAGCGCGTCATCGCCACGTATCACCTGGGCCCGATGGACGAGCTGGAAACGCAGGCCTACATCGAACACCGCTTGCTCACAGTGGGCTGGAAAGGCGACCCATCGTTTACGCCGGCGGCCTATGCAGCCATCTACGAATTCACGGGAGGCATTCCACGCAAGACCAACCACCTCTGTGATCGCCTTTTGCTGATGGGCTTCCTGGAGGAAATGCATGCCTTTACCGATGCCGACGTCGATATCGTCATCCGCGACATCCAGCAGGAATTCGAGCCCCCTGCCGGCGCACAGGCGCCTGTCGCGCCGCAGGCGGATACTGCCGGATTCGACCCTGAGAGCGCCGTGTTCGCTAACCAGTATCCAGCCGTGCTGGACGAGCGCATGTTGCGGCTCGAGCGGTCGATGGGGTCGGTCCTGTCGATCCTGAAGCGCATCGTGAGCACGCCTGCTGGTGTCAATCAGGCTTTGGATGAATGA
- a CDS encoding TIGR03016 family PEP-CTERM system-associated outer membrane protein: MAKCQARCAVLGSAMLLALLPSAVRAAWQVKPSVEMRETWSDNPEMRSDDQKRSQFITAVSPGVSISNDTPRLQVAASYQLNAFAYSDERVTGSDRFNSTLSATAKGNLIHEFLYFDASAGIAQAPVSAFGPVSNSPYSDTNRSEVRSYRISPFMVHRFGTFASTQLRYSHDLVDSDLGGFGRSTSDVIDLSINSGMAFKTLGWGLQLNRENLEDGIAPKSINSSALASLRYSLNRQFSLTATGGYDKFDYEGMGEGTKGASWSLGFNFEPSTRTSLRASAGRRYYGNSYFLAATHRSRNTVWSINYSDDVSTSRGNFLLPSAVDTTSMLNQMFMANFPDPVQRAAYVEAYIQALGLPRSLPNAVNYFSNRYSLQRQFNASVALRSARTTTMVTVFKMRREALSLVQYDSPLMGSGQQNLNDNTDQTGVSLNASYKLSARTTAALSANLSRSKSLSGDLSENNRQFRFHMTHTFQPRLSGGLEVRRNSGGLALQSSSYAENAVSASLSMKF; encoded by the coding sequence ATGGCTAAATGTCAGGCCCGCTGTGCCGTGCTGGGCTCGGCGATGCTGCTCGCGTTGCTGCCGTCGGCAGTGCGTGCGGCATGGCAGGTCAAGCCAAGTGTCGAAATGCGCGAAACGTGGTCGGACAATCCTGAAATGCGCAGCGATGACCAGAAGCGCAGCCAGTTCATCACTGCGGTATCGCCTGGCGTGTCGATCTCGAATGACACGCCGCGCCTGCAGGTGGCCGCGTCGTACCAGTTGAACGCCTTTGCCTACTCGGACGAGCGGGTTACCGGCAGCGATCGCTTTAACAGCACGCTGAGTGCCACGGCCAAGGGCAACCTCATCCATGAGTTCCTGTACTTCGACGCCTCGGCCGGCATCGCGCAGGCCCCCGTTTCCGCCTTCGGCCCTGTCAGTAACAGCCCATACTCCGACACTAACCGTTCCGAAGTCCGGTCGTACCGGATTTCGCCGTTCATGGTGCACCGGTTCGGCACCTTCGCTTCGACGCAGCTACGGTACTCGCACGATCTGGTCGACAGCGACCTGGGTGGTTTTGGCCGTAGCACGTCGGACGTGATCGACCTGTCGATCAACAGTGGCATGGCCTTCAAGACCCTTGGGTGGGGCTTGCAGCTGAACCGTGAAAACCTGGAAGATGGCATCGCGCCCAAATCGATCAACAGCTCGGCGCTGGCATCGCTGCGCTATTCGCTGAACCGGCAGTTCAGCCTCACGGCGACCGGTGGTTACGACAAGTTCGATTACGAAGGCATGGGTGAGGGGACAAAAGGCGCGTCCTGGTCGCTGGGATTCAATTTCGAGCCCAGCACCAGGACCAGCCTGAGGGCATCGGCCGGCCGCCGCTACTACGGGAATAGTTATTTTCTGGCCGCCACGCATCGCAGTCGCAATACCGTATGGAGCATCAACTACAGCGATGACGTGAGCACCAGCCGCGGCAATTTCCTGCTGCCGTCGGCTGTCGACACGACGTCCATGCTGAATCAGATGTTCATGGCGAATTTTCCTGATCCGGTGCAGCGTGCCGCGTATGTCGAAGCCTACATCCAGGCCCTCGGACTGCCGCGTTCGTTACCGAACGCCGTCAACTATTTCAGCAACCGCTATTCGCTGCAGCGGCAGTTCAACGCCTCGGTAGCGCTGCGTTCAGCAAGGACCACCACGATGGTCACGGTGTTCAAGATGCGGCGCGAAGCACTGTCACTGGTGCAGTACGACAGCCCGCTGATGGGCAGCGGCCAGCAAAACCTGAATGACAATACCGACCAGACCGGTGTGTCGCTGAACGCCAGCTACAAGCTGAGCGCGCGCACCACTGCCGCGCTGTCCGCGAACCTGAGCCGCAGCAAGTCGCTCAGCGGCGACCTCAGCGAAAACAACCGGCAATTCCGGTTCCATATGACGCACACCTTCCAGCCGCGATTGAGTGGCGGCCTGGAAGTGCGGCGCAATTCCGGCGGGCTGGCGCTGCAGAGCAGCTCCTATGCGGAGAACGCGGTGTCAGCCTCCCTTTCGATGAAATTCTGA